GCCTTTGATTTTGTGGCAGCGCAGTTAGACAGCGCATTAAATTGCTATGCAAAAGATTTAAACGGCGGAACTGTGCAGAATAAGGACGGGTTTAGCTCTATAAAAACAGCGAAAAGTATTAATAGCAATCATAAAGGCAGCGGCAGTACCAACGCTGCGGGTATTGATACCGGAAAGCTCATAATTGCCTATGAACCTATATGGGCAATAGGCACGGGAGCGTCTATAGAACCGGAAGACGGCGAAAAGATGCATAAATTTATATATGAATATTTAACCGCTAATTATTGCATTGAAAATTTTTCGGTAATTTACGGCGGAAGCGTTACCGAAAAAAATATTAATGTATTAATGGAAAAAGACCATATTGACGGCGTATTGGTCGGCGGAGCAAGTCTTGACCCCCAATCTTTTTTTAATATATACAGTTTTGCCGTTTCAAAATAAAATATTGCATATCGCAAATATTGCAAAGTCATGAAAATACAGCAGCGCAGCGATGGCATATTTCTAATTTTGATTATCCTGCGGCAAATTCATCTTCATTTAAAGTTATAAATAATATATAATATAAAAATATGTATATGCAATACTATATATATTAACAGCATACAACTTACACAACATATACTAATAAACAGGTTGATAAAAAAATGAGCGATAATTTTAAAAGTATTCAGCGGGTGCAGCCGCCTAAAGGGACAAGGGATTTTCTTCCCAACGCTATGATTTTGAGAAGAGATATAATAGAAAAAATTAGGAAATGTTTTGAACTTTATGGATTTAGCGAAATAGATTCGCCGGTTTTTGAGTATTTTGAACTTCTTTCAAGAAAATGCGGAGAAGAAATAGAAAAAGAGATTTATACTTTTAAAGATAAAGCGGACAGAAAACTTGGCTTAAGATTTGAGTTCACTTCTCCGCTCGGGAGATATTACGCTTCAAATAATTCAAAACTTACAAAACCTTTTAAAAGATATATAATAGGAAAAGTTTACAGGTATGAAAATACCCAGAATGGCAGGTACAGGGAGTTTTATCAGGCAGATGCCGATATTGTGGGGGTTTACTCAATGTTTGCAGAACTTGAATTAATGGATTTGGCGGTTTTTACACTTGAAAAGTTGGGACTCAATAATTATGCAATACATCTGAATAACAGAAAACTATTAGACGGCATTATTGAATTATCGGGTATACCTGCAGATAAAAAAGAAGCGGCGTTAAGAATTTTGGATAAATTGTCTAAAATAGGCGAAAGTAAAACTGTAAAAGAATTTACAGAAAACGGTTTAACTGAAGAAAACTATAAATCTTTTATTAATTTAGTAAACGGCGGCAGTTTTGCAGAAAAAAATAATGCCGGCAGTTATGCCGGCGGCTATACGGAAAATAATCCAGATATAATATTTTTAGAATCCCTTAAGGAAAAACTTAGAAATAACGCTCAGTCATTAGATGGAATAAATGAGCTTATAGATATTTTTAAAAATTCTAATAAATTTAAGATCGGCAAATATTTAAAGTTTGACCCGCTGCTTGTAAGGGGTCTCGGCTATTATACCGGACCGATATTCGAAATAAAATCGTTAGATGTTAATATCGGCAGTTTTGCGGCAGGCGGCAGATACGATAATCTGCTTGAGCTGTACGGAGCGCGTCCCGAAGGGGCATGCGGATTATCGTTCGGCGTTGACAGAATTATAGATATAATTAATGCGAAAAATCCTGGCTATATTAATGAACTGCCGTCTTCTACCAAGGTATTTGTCGCATATCTTGAGCCTGACGAAAAGGTAATAGACTATGCTTTTAATGTAGCAAAAGAGTTTAGAGCAAACGGCATAGCCTGTGAAATAAATCTTAATGAAAAATTGAATATATCTAAACAGCTGAAATATGCCGACTCAAGAAATATCGGCTATGCCGTCGTAATAGGCAGCAATGAACTTTGTGAAAATAAAATCAAGTTAAAAGATATGAAAAAAGCGGAAGAATTCTTTATATCTATTAAAGAAGCTGTAGAAATTTTAAAATAAAGCTATTAAAATAAAGCTGTTAAAATAAAGCTTTAAAAATAAAATTATTAAAATGAAGCTATGATGATAAACAACAACGATAAACTAAACTATGAATAGAATCGTAAAATCCAGAGCATTTGCCGCAGGCATTCTGATTATTTTATTATATATTGCCGCTTCTTTTGGAATTTATTGTTTAATCAATCATATAAACGATAAGGCAAAGATTAATAATTCATTTTATAAAAAGACTCTATGTCTTGCTAAAGATTTTTATTTTTTAAATTTATATTTAAAACAATACAAGAGTACTAATAATTACCGCTCAAAATCCAACAGTCGCTCCAATCTTCGCTATACTGCCCAAATAAATTCTAAATTGAATGCTGAACAGTATCTACACCATAAATCGGGAGTGAACGCTGCCGATGTAATTTCTAAATTAAATTCTAAAATCAATTCTAAAATATATTCGATAAATAAAAGTTTCCGATATTTATTTAAAAATTTGAAAAGCAGCGATAAGTCTTTATTAAAATTAATACACCCTGTTTTATACAGAGCATTCATAGACTGGAAGAATAAATCTCTGCCGGAATTGAATTTATTAGAAAAACGGAAGAATGTTAAAAATATACCTATCTCACGCTTATCTTTTATATTTTACCGTAATTCGAGGCTATTAAGAAAAGCTTCGGATGCGTCAATGAAAAAAAATATGAATTATATAAGCGATTCCATGCATCTGCTGAGCCTGCTTCTTTTTATAAATTTCTTAATGGTAATTATTATAAGTCCTCTGTTTCTGTATTATATTATTAAGGTTAAAATTCAGGCGGAAGACAATGAAAAGTCGATCCAGTCGATATTTAACCAGATGGTTAGCGGTCTGGTCCTTTTCAGGGACAAATTTATTTACGTAAATCCGGAAGGCGAGAAAATACTTGGATATTCGTCGGAAGAATTAAAAAATATGAATAATTGGGATATTATGTCCTATGAATTTAAAGAAAGCGCAAAATCAAGATATGCAGGGGCTATTAAACATGAAGGCGAAAGAGGCGAATTTCTGTATAAAATCATCGGCAAAAATAATGAAATAAAGTGGGTTCTTTTTCATTCTCTGACTATAAATTATAAAAATAAACCTACCAGATTAGCTAATTTTATAGATTTAACGGAACGGAAAAATGCGGAAGACAAAGTAAAAAATCTTACAAGACTTTATTCTACACTCAGCGAAATAAATCAGCTGCTTTTGAGGGTCGAAAACATCGACGATGTTTATGAAAATATATGCAGAATTGCCGTTGAGAAAGGTCAGTTTAAAATGGCTTTGTGCGGTTTTCCTGATGAGCGCAACAGCAATAAGATAGCCGTTAAATTTTCTTACGGCTTTGTCGGAGACTATCTGGATGATTTTAGCATGTATGTTGACGACGCAATGCCTGAAGGAAAAGGACCCGGAGCTACGGCTTTCAGAGAGGACAGAATTGTAATCAATAATGATACGGAAAACAATCCTATGATGCAGCCGTGGAGAGATAAAGCTCTGAAGATGGGTTTTTTATCCAGTGCATGCATTCCGCTTAAACGGCAAAATAAAATAATCGGGATATTCAGTTTATATGCCGGAGAAAAAGATTTTTTTGACGATAAAGAGATTACACTGTTAGAAGAATTAATGAAAGATATTTCTTTTATGATAAATAAAATTGATTTGGAAAAAGAAATTAATTTTATATCATTCTATGACGCTCTTACAAAACTTCCCAACAGAAATTTTTTCATAGAAAGCGTGAATAACTTTCTTGAAAGAATAGAAAACCGCCCTGCAGCCATAATCTTGCTTGATTTTTATAAATTGTCGTATATTAACAATACATTCGGCTACGGCGCCGGAGACGAACTGCTTATAAAGACGGCTGATGTGCTAAAAGATGCCTTTGACCCGACCGATATAATTTCAAGAATAGGCGGGGATGAATTTGCAATATTCATAAGCAATTTAAGCGATAAGGATTCGGCAGTGCAGTTCATTGACAAAATAAAGCAGTGTTTTAAAGATGAAATAACTATCGGTACGCATAAATTTAATATTTCCTATAATATAGGGGTATCGATTTATCCTGATGACGGCATTACGGCAAACGATCTTTTAAAATCCGCCGATATTGCCCTGTCAAACGCAAAAACTCAGGGTGAAAACGATTATGAATTTTTTACCTCTTCCATGAACGTTAAAGCTTCTGAATTTTTAATGATGAAAAAACATCTTACGGAGGCATTTGTTAATAAAGAATTTGTCGTGTATTATCAGCCGTATTTTAAGGTGGATAAATTAAACAAATTAAACAAGGCTCATGATTACGATGATCACAGCGCAATAGATATGAATAATAATATTGCTCTATTAAATCCCGCTATATACGGCATGGAAGCGCTTATGCGCTGGAACAGTCCCGATTTAGGTCTTGTTTCGCCGGTTAAGTTTATCCCTCTGCTTGAAGAAATGGGTTTAATAAGGCAGCTTGAAGAATTTTTGATTGAAGCGGTATGCAGCGATTTGCAAAACTGGAAAAAAATGAACTTAAATTTAGTTCCAGTTTCTATAAATATTTCCCCCGTAAGTTTTGACTATGAAGTAAAATGGTACTGCAATCCTGAATTGCTTAACAATTCGTCGCATATTTTTGAAGGCGGAAAATTAAGTTTGGCGGATACTATTTTTCAGGCTATAAAAAGGCACGGTCTGGAATATTCTTTGATAAACATAGAAGTAACCGAGGGTTTATTTATTCACCATTTTGACTGTGCTCTTAAAATACTAAACACATTTAAAGCAAAAGGTATGAAAATATATATTGACGATTTCGGTACCGGATATTCCTCCTTGTCGTATATAAAAAATATCCCTGCCGATGTTATTAAGATAGATATTTCATTTATCAAAAGCATGATGGAAAACCAGAAAGTTTTTGCAATCGTCAATACCATTGTAGAACTTTCCGCAAGATTAGGTATGGAAACTATAAGCGAAGGCGTTGAAACAGTTGAACAGCTTGTAAAATTACAATCTCTCGGCGCAAATATGGTTCAGGGGTATCTTTTCTCAAAACCTGTGCCTGAGGCAGAGATACGCAAAATGCTTTAAAAAAAGTTTTTATTGCCCCCATAAATATAGTAATATCAATGTGTTGCTGATAATTATGGTGCAGTTGGGTTAATTATTAAATATTAAAAATATTCAGCTTATTTTGCTAATTGCTTTAATATTTAATAGTTGTTATAAATCGCATATTTCTTAATTTTTTTAATAATAATAGACGCAGTGCATGAAATATTATTTTAGTCATAAATGCAGCGAGAATTAAAAAATTA
This genomic stretch from Candidatus Acididesulfobacter guangdongensis harbors:
- the hisS gene encoding histidine--tRNA ligase, coding for MSDNFKSIQRVQPPKGTRDFLPNAMILRRDIIEKIRKCFELYGFSEIDSPVFEYFELLSRKCGEEIEKEIYTFKDKADRKLGLRFEFTSPLGRYYASNNSKLTKPFKRYIIGKVYRYENTQNGRYREFYQADADIVGVYSMFAELELMDLAVFTLEKLGLNNYAIHLNNRKLLDGIIELSGIPADKKEAALRILDKLSKIGESKTVKEFTENGLTEENYKSFINLVNGGSFAEKNNAGSYAGGYTENNPDIIFLESLKEKLRNNAQSLDGINELIDIFKNSNKFKIGKYLKFDPLLVRGLGYYTGPIFEIKSLDVNIGSFAAGGRYDNLLELYGARPEGACGLSFGVDRIIDIINAKNPGYINELPSSTKVFVAYLEPDEKVIDYAFNVAKEFRANGIACEINLNEKLNISKQLKYADSRNIGYAVVIGSNELCENKIKLKDMKKAEEFFISIKEAVEILK
- a CDS encoding EAL domain-containing protein, translated to MNRIVKSRAFAAGILIILLYIAASFGIYCLINHINDKAKINNSFYKKTLCLAKDFYFLNLYLKQYKSTNNYRSKSNSRSNLRYTAQINSKLNAEQYLHHKSGVNAADVISKLNSKINSKIYSINKSFRYLFKNLKSSDKSLLKLIHPVLYRAFIDWKNKSLPELNLLEKRKNVKNIPISRLSFIFYRNSRLLRKASDASMKKNMNYISDSMHLLSLLLFINFLMVIIISPLFLYYIIKVKIQAEDNEKSIQSIFNQMVSGLVLFRDKFIYVNPEGEKILGYSSEELKNMNNWDIMSYEFKESAKSRYAGAIKHEGERGEFLYKIIGKNNEIKWVLFHSLTINYKNKPTRLANFIDLTERKNAEDKVKNLTRLYSTLSEINQLLLRVENIDDVYENICRIAVEKGQFKMALCGFPDERNSNKIAVKFSYGFVGDYLDDFSMYVDDAMPEGKGPGATAFREDRIVINNDTENNPMMQPWRDKALKMGFLSSACIPLKRQNKIIGIFSLYAGEKDFFDDKEITLLEELMKDISFMINKIDLEKEINFISFYDALTKLPNRNFFIESVNNFLERIENRPAAIILLDFYKLSYINNTFGYGAGDELLIKTADVLKDAFDPTDIISRIGGDEFAIFISNLSDKDSAVQFIDKIKQCFKDEITIGTHKFNISYNIGVSIYPDDGITANDLLKSADIALSNAKTQGENDYEFFTSSMNVKASEFLMMKKHLTEAFVNKEFVVYYQPYFKVDKLNKLNKAHDYDDHSAIDMNNNIALLNPAIYGMEALMRWNSPDLGLVSPVKFIPLLEEMGLIRQLEEFLIEAVCSDLQNWKKMNLNLVPVSINISPVSFDYEVKWYCNPELLNNSSHIFEGGKLSLADTIFQAIKRHGLEYSLINIEVTEGLFIHHFDCALKILNTFKAKGMKIYIDDFGTGYSSLSYIKNIPADVIKIDISFIKSMMENQKVFAIVNTIVELSARLGMETISEGVETVEQLVKLQSLGANMVQGYLFSKPVPEAEIRKML